In a genomic window of Zingiber officinale cultivar Zhangliang chromosome 9B, Zo_v1.1, whole genome shotgun sequence:
- the LOC122024427 gene encoding uncharacterized protein LOC122024427 yields MHFSAGASSSSWQPVVLSDSTEAYYWLKWRVLLCALWVLASVLAASILIWKFEGSRTEGETREGFRCNKDELWRPCLPEIHPAWLLLFRLTAFVILLAFLIINAIVDGAGIFYYYTQWTFMLVTIYFLLGSLMSAYGCKHLKANSEDKVRLDAEARTYAAPVNGTVGCWGTLFQIIFQTSAGAVMLTDFVFWFILFPFLAIKDYSLNFVLIGMHSVNVVFLLGDTALNSLSFPWFRIAYFLLWTAVYVLFQWVIHACINIWWPYPFLDLSSPYAALWYFLVAMMHIPCYAAFGLIVKMKHVLLSRWFPESYSSSLE; encoded by the exons ATGCATTTCTCAGCTGGGGCTTCATCGAGTTCTTGGCAGCCGGTGGTGCTTTCTGATTCCACAGAGGCTTACTATTGGTTGAAGTGGAGAGTGCTGCTGTGCGCACTTTGGGTGCTGGCTTCCGTGCTCGCAGCATCCATTTTGATCTGGAAATTTGAAGGTTCAAGAACAGAGGGAGAGACCAGAGAAGGATTCCGCTGCAACAAGGATGAGCTATGGCGGCCTTGTCTGCCGGAGATACATCCCGCGTGGTTGCTGCTCTTCCGCCTCACCGCCTTTGTCATACTTCTGGCGTTCCTTATCATCAATGCCATTGTGGATGGTGCCGGAATCTTCTATTACTACACTCA GTGGACATTCATGCTGGTTACCATTTATTTTTTG CTTGGCTCATTGATGTCTGCCTATGGGTGCAAACATCTCAAGGCAAATAGTGAGGATAAAGTGAGATTGGATGCAGAGGCTAGAACATATGCAGCCCCTGTGAATGGAACAGTTGGGTGTTGGGGGACTTTGTTTCAGATAATATTTCAG ACTAGTGCAGGTGCAGTGATGCTGACTGACTTCGTCTTTTGGTTCATTCTGTTCCCTTTCCTCGCCATCAAAGATTATAGTCTAAATTTC GTACTGATTGGTATGCACTCAGTGAATGTAGTCTTCCTCCTCGGTGACACTGCCTTGAATAGCTTG AGTTTTCCCTGGTTCCGGATTGCATACTTCCTACTGTGGACAGCAGTCTATGTTCTTTTCCAGTGGGTGATCCATGCCTGTATCAATATCTG GTGGCCATACCCATTTCTTGATCTATCTTCCCCTTATGCAGCTCTATG gtattttttggTGGCAATGATGCACATCCCTTGCTATGCTGCGTTTGGGTTGATCGTAAAGATGAAGCATGTTCTACTCTCTAGATGGTTTCCGGAATCGTATTCTTCATCTCTCGAATaa